GGGCGCTACCTGGCACGCCGCCGCGACGGGAGTACCTATCCGCAGCAGGCGACCATTTCACCGGTGCGCGATGCCCAAGGGCAGTTGCAGAACGTGGTCGTGGTGTGCCGGGATGTGACCGAGCAGCTTCGCTACGAAGCCATCGCCGAAGCCGTGAACGTAACGGAAAACGCGAGCCATATTTTTTCTGCCATCCGCCACGAGATGGGCAATCCCATCAACTCCATCAAGACGGCGCTCACCGTTCTGCGGCAAACGAAGCCGCTGTCTTCGGAGGCGGTCACCACCTATGTCGAGCGATGCCTGTCAGAAATCGGGCGCGTGGAATATCTGCTGCGCGCCCTGCGCTCTTTCAGCCTGTACGAAACGCCCGAACTCAAGGCCCAGCCGCTGCTGCCCTTTCTGGAGCGTTTCTGCGCCCTGGTGAAGGAGGGCCTGTCCGCGCAGGGGGTGGATTTCCAACCCCGCCTCGCCTCTGACCTGGGATGGATCAATTTCGATGCGCGGGCGCTGCATCAGGCTTTGATGAATCTCATCTCGAACGCCGTGGATGCTCTGTCGCCAGTGCCGACGCCGCAGATTACCCTGATGGCCCGGCGCTACCGTCGGTTGATTGTCATCGAGGTGCACGACAACGGGCCGGGCATCGAGCCAAAACACCGCGACCACATCTTCAAACCGTTTTACACGACCAAGCCCCAGGGAACGGGACTTGGGCTGGTGATTGCCCGGAAGCTGCTTTCCAGGATGCGGGGGACGGTCGAGCTTCAGTCGCCACCTGCGGGGGGCTGTGTGGCCATCGTCACCCTGGAAGCCCTGCCTGAAGACGATAGGTAAGATGGCACCAGCGGACGTTGCACCACTCTGAATGGCGGAGCGGACAGGTGGACAGCCTGTTTCCAGGGCGCGGCACATGGCAGATCAACTTTCGGTTTACAGGCGGATGTGGTTTGCTAAATCAAACATCCTGTGGACTTTGCCTGACAGAAAGCAGCTATGAGAAAGCTTTTCATTACCGGAGCAAGTGGTTTTGTCGGACAGGCGCTGTTGCCGGCGCTCAAGCTGGAAGGGTATGACGTTGTGGCGGTGTCGCGCAAAGTACGCGATACCGCCAGTGGTGTCCGGTGGGTACTCGGCGACCCGGTAACGGTGGATGACTGGCAAAAGGAAGTGGATGGCGCTTTTGGCCTCATCAATCTGGCCGGAGAACCCATCATCGGAAAACGGTGGACACCGGAGCAGAAAAAAGCCCTGCGCGACAGCCGCGTGGTGACGACCCAAAATCTGGTCACCGCCATTGCCCAGGCCAGGCAAAAGCCGTCGGTTCTGGTGTCGGCTTCGGCCATTGGGCTGTATCCCAAAAATGAGGAAACCGAACTCGATGAAGCCAGCCGCCCGGCCGACGACTTTCTGGGGAAGCTCTGCCAGGAGTGGGAAGATGCAGCCAAGGTCGCCGAGGTTCACGGTGTCCGTACAGTGCTGCTGCGGATTGGGGTCGTTCTGGGGCGCAATGGCGGCGCGCTGGAGCGGATGCTGCCCGTGTTCAGATGGGGATTGGGCGGGCCGTTGGGCAGCGGCAACCAGTGGTTTTCCTGGGTCCACCTTGCCGATGTGGTCGGCCTCATCCTGTGGGCGCTGGCGTCCGGGCAGGTGCAGGGACCGGTCAATGCCGTGGCGCCGAACCCGGTGCGGATGAAGGACTTTGCTTCAACGCTTGGAAAAGTTTTGAACCGTCCGGCCTTTCTGCCGGCGCCGTCCTTTGCCCTCAATCTCGTTCTCGGCGAATCGGCTCAGGTGGTACTCGATGGGCAGCGCGTTCTGCCCAAAGCCGCCCTGCAACAGGGCTACACCTTTCGTTTTCCAGAGCTGGAAGCTGCCCTGCGTGACCTGACGACCTGACTGGATTTGGCCGACTACTACCCGGTCAAGCGGGTTTTGGCTGTTTCTCGTGCTGTCCGTTGTGCGGCAGTCCGCTGGGTGGTCGCCGGCCGTGACTGCTGTGCGTGGGGATTGCCCCGACGGACGACGACCACTGTCATGTCGTCTGCCTGTTCGGCTTCGCCCATGTGCCGCCGGACATCCGAGATGATAGCTGTGCACAGGTCGTGGGCGCTCTGCTGGTCAGCCTTCTGCTCCATGAAGTCGTCAATCAAATCCCGCAGCGCCTCGTAGCCATAGGGAGACCCGTATTCGTTCAGGGCTTCGATGATCCCATCGCTGGCGAGCACAAGAAACTCCTGCCCTTCGATGTAGAGCTGCCCACCCTGGTATTCATCGTAGGTTGCCCGGCGCAGGCTCCCCAAGGGGAGTCCACGAACGTCAAGTAATTCGACGTAAGGACGCTCGCGGCTGGCATAGTGCCAGCGCCCCACTACGGGAAAGCCGGCGTTGGCGACCGTGAAGCTGCCGGTGGCCAGATCGAGCTGCGCATAAACTGCCGCTACAAACATGCGGACGCGCTTCATATCCGGGTAGAGCAGCTCGTTGAGCCGCGTGAGCATGGCGGCGCAGCCCAGCTCGTTTTCTTCCGCCTCGCTCCGAAAGGCGGTAAGCGCCACGGCGGTAAACACGGCACCGGAGACACTTTTGCCGGATACATCGCCGACAAAGATACCCAGCTTGCCGTCCGGCCCAAGGAAAAAGTCGTAGAAGTCGCCGCCAACTTCGCGCGCCGGTACGCTCATGGCGGCGATGTCCCAGTCTTTGAGCCGCGGGGGTTCGGGTGGAAGAAATGACATTTGAATCTGGGTCGCCAGGGCAAGCTGCCGCGCGTGCCGCTGCTCCTCAAGGAAGTGGTCAAGTGGGATGGGTTGTCGGTCGCGCTCACTTTCGGGTGGGCGCCAAGCGAGGGCGGTGGCCGCAAAGGGCAGTCCCACCAGCAGGGTGGGAACCCAGGGCGAGATTCCCAGCATCGGCAAAGTGGCCGCAACAATCGCCAGGCTTGTTGTCTGATACACCCACAAGGCGCAGAGTGTCCCCCACAGGCCAAACCGCTCGAACGTCGCAACCAGGATGAGCGCCAATACGGCCTGGTGCAGGAAAAGCCAGGGCTGCTCCAGCGCCGATGGCAGGACGGGGGTCAGCGAGTCGCGCCACCCCACGCTGCCCAGAAGGGCGATGATGGCCAGGGCCAGCCACTGTGGCCAGCGCAGCCAGTCCCTGACGGCGACCCAGGTAAAAGCCACCAGCACCAGCCCCAGATCGAAGGTATTGCCCACCAGCGTCCCTACCATCAGCAGGCCTGGTGACCAGGCATCAAGCAGCAGCCGAAGATTGTCGTTGATGTTTCCGGCAACCGGAAACAGGTCAGCCAGCAACCACTGCACGAGACCCGTCAGGCCCAGCAAAAACCAGCCTACCCCGCCGCCGATGAGTCCACGCTGGAGAATGGTCGTGTATGGCACACGGCGCAGGAGCAGGATGGCGCGGAAGATTTCCGTACGCGGGCGCTGGGTGTCGTACTCGATGTGCAGCAGGGCGGCGCAAACCACCCAGACCACAGCCATGCTCAACAGGATCGTCACCAGGCTGGAGATGATGTAGCCGGCCAGCCCCCCAAGTACAAACTGCGAACCTTGCGTCATGATGGCCAGCCGGGCCGGAGCGCTGCCGGCGACCGGGTTTTCAAACAGGGCCGTGCCGATGGAATAGGGCAGCGATGGAGCGAGAACAAAGAACCAGTCCACCCCCACCACGACGGCCGCCACCGTCGGAACACGCCAGAGGATGACGTGCCGGCGGGAGGCTTTCAGCAGATAGACGACGGCAGCGATGAGCAGGATCGTCTGAAGCGGCAGCCCAAGGAGGAGATAGATGATTTTTGAATCGAAGGGGCGGGCCCAGCCGCTCGTGGTGGGCTGAAGGCGGTGTTGAAAATACCACACGGTTTCACCGCGCAGCCGGACGAGCACCACGCGCGTCAGTTCGGGCAACTCCGGGAGCGGTTGCTGCCACCGCACTTCCGTCTCCGGTTGGCCGGGGACATGTTCGACCTGGGGTGGGCCCAGCCAGAACAGTCCGAGGCTGGTGCTGCTGTCGAGAAACGCCCGCGCCCGTGCGATGGCGACATCCGCTGCCGGCAGTTCGGCGGTGGAAACCGGCACATCGCCGTTGAGATAGCTGATGAGTTCCCCGCTGTTGGAAAGCCCCACCTGGGCTGCCAGGCTTCCATTAGGACGCAGCCACACCACATAGTCAATCACCACTGGAAGGTGGTACTGGGCGACCAGGCGTTGGAGATTGGCTTCCGGCCGGCGCTGGCGAAGGGTTGTGAGCGCGACCTGGTCAAGGTGGAGGACGCGAAGCGTCATGCTGCGCGGAGGAGTTTGTCCCGTCTGCCGGTTGAAGAGGTCGTAGGCCAGGCGGGCATTGGCCTCACGGTCCAGCCCGTTGAGCAGCACCGGTTCCGGGATGGCCTGGCTGGTCAGCAGGAGGCCCAGAAAAAGACCAATCAGCGCTGCTATGGCAAGCACCCCAATCGGTGGAAAAGGCAACTGGCTGGTCGAAGCAGGCATGTGGCAACGACTTTTCCAACGCACAACGCGACCCGGCGCTGACCACAACCGGGGAGACCCGTCTTTGCCGTTCCAGCCGGACGACCAGCCGCGCCGCTCAGAACGTTTTGATGTGGGGGGCCGAGGCTTTGTTCAGACGGATTTTTTCCGGCTGGCTTTGCTCCTGGCAGCAGCTTTGGGTTTTGGCACCGATGCGGCTGGGGGCAGGGCCGGAACGTCCGCTGGTACGGCAGTGTCGGTGGCCGCAAGCGCCACAGACGACTTGCGTTTCCGTTTGGATTGGCTGGGGGTAACTTCTCCGGCTGCCGGGCTTGTGTCCGTGGGAGACGCCGGTGCTCCAGAAGCGGCTGGCGCTGCTGTTTCTGTCGCCGCTTCTTTCGTCGCTGCGTCCGCCTTTTTGCGGCGGGCGCTGGGCTTTTTCGCCCCACTCCTGGGGGTATTCAACGACTCGGCCAGGGACGGCGGAAGCACGACGGCCGGCACCGCTTCTTCAGCCATCGCTCCTTCACTGATGGCCGCGTTCATTTTCTGGCGGCGCTTGATCTCTTCTTCAACCAGTTTGTCAAGGACTTCGTTTTCGGCGCGAAACCAGTCTTCAGCCATGTGCTGTGGCGTGCTGTAGCCCCGCTCGACAGAGAGCTGGTGCGCCCGCCGGCGAATGGCATCCATGACCGCCCGGTCCTTGAGCAACGACTGACGAACTTGCTTGGTATCCATCATTTCCAGGCTTGGTTCCTCCCTGAGCTTCCGGCCTGCACGCCGTGCTGTTGAACGATGATGTCGGGTCGGTAAACCGGCGCGCTTGACGAGGAGCGTAAAGTGCGAGTCGCCCTGTTTGCATAAGCACAAACCGGATTGTATATGCACAAACCGGAGATTTTCTTGGACGACTGTTGGCAAACACACTACCATGCGACACCTGCTTTGAAAACCCTGAAGGGAGTTCGCCAGTTTTGTCGGGCGGCCGTGAACCTCGCGGGCGCGTCCCAAGTAAGCGTGGATTCAGAAGCGTGGATTCAGAGGGTGTGTGATGTCGGAGTGTCATGCCTGATCGTGTGCCGTCAATTCTCATCGTGGATGATGAGTTGAGTATGCGTGAGCTGCTCGACCATGTGTTTCGGCGGGCTGGCTACCGCACCTTCGTTGCCGGAAACGGGGCGCAGGCCCTGGAGGCCCTGCGAGGGACCGTGTTTGACATCGTGCTGTCCGATGTCAGGATGCCGCGTCTTTCCGGCACTGAACTGCTGCACGAATGCCGCCAGATCTCACCCGATACGGTGGTCATTCTCATGACGGCCCATGGCACGGTCGAGCAGGCGCGCGAAGCCTTCAAACTCGGCGCGGACGACTTCATCCAGAAGCCGTTCGACATTGACGAACTCAAGCTCATCGTCAAGAACGCGCTGGAAAAAAGCCTGCTGCGCCGGGAAGTGGCCCTGCTCAAGCGCGAGTTGGGGGACCGCACGCGGCTGGAGAACATCATCGGGCGTAGCCGCCCCATGCAGGAAGTGTTGCGCCTCATCCAGACCATTGCCGGTACGAACAGCACGGTACTCATCACGGGTGAATCCGGCACCGGCAAGGAACTCGTCGCCCGTGGCATCCATGCCTGTAGCCCGCGCAGCGAACGCCCCTTTGTTTCCATCAACTGCGGCGCGTTCACGGAAACCCTCCTCGAATCGGAACTCTTTGGCTACATGAAGGGTGCCTTCACTGGTGCCACCACGAACAAAAAAGGACTGTTCGAGGCCGCTGACGGCGGCACGCTGTTTCTCGATGAAATCGGCGAAATGAGCCTGGGGATGCAGGTCAAGCTGTTGCGCGCCCTCCAGGAACGCTCGATACGGCGGGTGGGCGGTACGGAAGAAATCCCGGTGGATGTGCGGGTCGTTGCCGCCACCAACCGTGATCTTTCCCAGATGGTCGAAGCCGGAACTTTCCGCAAAGACCTGTACTTCCGGGTCAACGTCATTCCCATCAACGTTCCACCGCTGCGCGAACGGCGGGAGGACATCCGCGAGCTGGCGCTGCACTTCCTCAAAAAGTACGGACAAAACCGCACCCCGCCGGTGACAGCCATTGCCGAAACGACGCTCAAGTACCTTGAAAACTACTCGTTTCCGGGAAACGTCCGGGAATTGGAAAACATCATCGAGCGGGCCGTGGCCCTGGAGCCAACCCACGAAATCCAGCCGGAGCGCCTGCCGGAAACCGTGCTGCGCTACGACCCGGCGCGGACGGCTTCCGTCTTCGATCTGCCGGAGCAGGGCATTCATCTCGAAAACTTCCTGATGGAAATTGAAAAATCCTATATTTTGCAGGCCCTGCAGCGGACGCGGGGCAATCAGACCAAGGCGGCGGAGCTGCTTCGCATGTCGGTGCGCAGCCTGCGCCACCTGCTCGACAAGCACAAAATTCGCCACACGGCGAGTATGTTCCGTGAAAGTGGGGCCTTTCGTACAGGCGACGCCTCGGATGCCCCATAAGGTCACGCTTCGGCCCCCCGAAGGAAAAAGAAGCCCTCTGGCTCCCTCCTGCCGGTTCGCTTTTCCGCGCTGCTTGCGGACACCTCATTCCCCCCTGCTGAAGACATGAAAAAAATCGTCATTGCGGGCGGCGGTCTGGCCGGTCTCGCGGCCGCTTACGATATGGTTGAGGCCGGCTGCCAGGTCGAACTCTTCGAGTCGCGCCCGGTGCTGGGCGGCAAAGTGTCGTCCTGGAAAGATGCCGACGGTGACTGGATTGAGTCCGGGTTGCACGTTTTTTTCGGCTGCTACGAAGAGTTGTTCAAGCTCATGCGCGCCGTCGGAGCCGATAGCTATCTCCGGTGGAAAGCACCGGTGTGCCATTTCACCCTGCCGGAAGGCGTCACTTACGACATCGTTTCCTGGCGTGGTTTGCCCTTTCCGCTCCACCTGCTGCCGAATCTCGTCACGGCCAGTCAGTTTTCGCTGGGCGAAAAACTCGCCTACGGACGCGCCCTGCTGCCGGTTCTGTTTGGGGACAGCCGCTATGCCGACGCCCAGGATGAACTCAGCTATGCCGACTGGCATCGGCAGCAAGGGGTGGGGAACAACCTGCTGGGTGGGATGCTTCTGCCGCAGACGCTGGCACTGAAGTTCCTGCCACCGGAAGAGCTTTCGGCACAGGTCGTCCTGAACGTGTTTCGGCTGTTTCTCCGCCGTGACGATGGCTTTCAGGTCGCCTTCCTCGAAGGTTCGCCGGAGGAGTGCCTTGTGCAGCCGCTGGTTCAGGCGATTACGCGTGCTGGCGGGCACGTTCACACCGGGCGCAAGGTCACGCGGATTGAGCTGGACGCCACCGGGCACGTCCGTGGTTTCGTGGTGGACGGGACGCTGCACACGGGCGATGCGTATCTGTGCGCCCTGCCGGTACATCAGATGAACCGGCTCATTCCGGCCGCCTGGCGGGCGCAGTATCCGTACTTCGATCACCTGCGGCATTTCGTCGGCGTGCCGGTGATGAATGTCCAGCTTTGGCTCGACGGACGCCTGACCGAACGGGACAACCTGCTCTTTGGCGGCGCGGGACTGACGCCGGTCTATGCCGACATGCGCCTGACGACGCCGCGCTATGCCCCGGCCAGCGGCAACACCCTGCTTGAAGCCGTGGTGGCGCCGGCGCGCGAACTGATGGCCTTGAGCGATGCCGAAGTCGTGGCGGCCGTGTGGGAGCGGATGAAATCGTACTACCCGACAGTCGCGCCGCGCCTCAACATCGTGAAGTCCTCCGTGGTGCGGATTCCCCAGTCGGTCTATCACCCCAAGCCGGGGCTGGAGCGATACCGTCCCACGCAGGCTTCGCCGGTGCCCAACTTCTTTCTGGCGGGCGGCTTTACCCGTGGACACCGCTTCTTTGACAGCATGGAAGGTGCCGTGGCCAGCGGCCGGCTGGCGGCCAAGGCCATGCTGGCCTATGTGCAGACTGGTCGGGCAGCCGCAGCGTGAAGGTTACTCGGAAGCCCCCTTGGCTTTGGCCGTGGCTTCCGGCGCGGTTGCCGCAACGCGGTTGGGCATGAGAATGGCGCGCAGTTCCCGTTCAAGCTGCTCGCGCAACGCCGGATTGGCGGCCAGCGCCTGCTTGGCATTTTCGCGCCCCTGTCCTAGGCGTTCGCCGCCTTTGATGGAAAACCAGGCGCCGCTTTTCTCGACGAGCTTGTGCTCCACGCCGAGATCGAGCAGGTCGCCTTCACGGGAAATGCCCTTGCCGTAGATGATGTCGAATTCGACTTCCTTGAACGGCGGGGCCAGTTTGTTTTTGGCAATTTTGGCTTTGGTGCGGCTGCCGATGACTTCCTCGCCGTCCTTGATCGAGGCCGTGCGGCGGATGTCAATCCGTACCGAGGCGTAGAACTTGAGCGCCCGGCCGCCGGTCGTCGTTTCCGGCGAGCCCCACATCACGCCGATTTTTTCCCGAATCTGGTTGATGAAAATCAGGCAGGTGTTCGTGCGGTTGGCGACGGCGGTCAGCTTGCGCAGGGCCTGGGACATCAGCCGCGCCTGGAGGCCCGGCAGGGAGTCGCCCATGTCGCCATCGAGTTCGGCTTTGGGAACGAGTGCCGCCACGGAGTCCACGACCACGAGATCGAACGCTGCCGAGCGGACGAGGGCTTCCGCAATTTCCAGCGCCTGCTCGCCACTATCCGGCTGCGAGACAAAGAGGTTTTCAATATCCACGCCGAGTTTGGCGGCATAGCCCGGATCGAGCGCGTGTTCGGCATCAATGAAGGCCACCTGTCCGCCGGTGCGCTGGGCTTCGGCGGCGACGTGCAGGGCCAGCGTCGTTTTGCCACCGGATTCCGGCCCGTAGATTTCGACGATCCGCCCCCGGGGCACACCGCCAATGCCGATGGCCGCATCGAGGCTCAGGCAGGTCGTGGAAATGGCCGGCACCTCGATGGCCTGCCGCTCGCCCAGGCGCATCACGACACCCTTGCCAAACTGCTTTTCAAGGCTGGCGATGGCGGCATCAATGGCTTTGTTGCGTTCCTGTCGTGTGTCCGTCATGGGTGGCTCTCGCTTTGCAAAGGAAAGTTGGAAAGGAAGACCGGAAATGGACTTTGAACCTTACCTGCCCGGCACTAGATTGAAAAGAGCAGGCCGTAAGGATGTCCTTCGCCCGGTGGCGCACGCAGGGGTTTGGTGCTTCCGGTCCGGCGGTTGGCGGGCCTGGGTTCAGGTTTTTGGGTTTTTCAGATGTTGGGGTTGGTGATCGCAGGTTTCAGGAGGTCTCCCGATGGCGGCTCCCGGTAATCCCTTTGTGTCCATGGCGGCGCGTCCCAGTGAGCAGACCCGTGGGTTGTGCCCGGCGCTGGCAATGTACTTGTCCTGTGTCAACTGTCCGTTTGTGGCGGCCTGTCCCTACAAAACCCGGCTGGGCGATTTTGGGGCGGAGGCAGCCGCTCAGGAAAATGAGGCCCGTGACCGGGCACAACGGCTCATGACGGTGCTGTGTAACGAAGGTGCGCCGGATGCCCAGCGGCAGCAGGCGGCCGATGAAGCGGCGGCCTGGCTGGAGGCGGACACCGGGCTGTTGCCCCACGTCCGGGGGGCGCTGGCCATTGCCCTGGGGGACTACGGCGACGTACGCGCCTTCGAGCCGCTGGTGGCCACGCTGGGCGATCTGCGGCTGGGTGAGCAGCAGTCTTTCCTGCGCGAAGATGCGGCTTTGACGCTGGGCGATATGAATGACGCGCGGGCCTGCGAACCTTTGACCCACTGCCTGACGGACTGGCGGCCGGGGGTGCGTTTTGCCTGCGCTGTTGCGCTGGGGCGGCTCGGTCTGCCGGAGGCGGTTCCGGCTTTGAAGTCCCTGCGGGATATTCGCATCGGTGATGATTTTGGGCAGCTCAACGAGCAGGTGCATGAAATGTGCCTGCACGCGCTGGCACTGCTGGGTGAAGCCGATGTACGCGAGCCGTTGGAGCAGCTTCTGACGGCGGAACGGCGGGTGGCGCTGTCACGCGCTGAAATCGTCTTTGCTCTGGGCGAGTTGGGTGACGCGGCGAGTGTGCCGGCGCTCGAAGCCCTTTATGCGGGTGAGATTGGCGAGGGATTGCGCCACTACACGGCGATTGCCCTGGGCCGGCTTGGCCGGGACATGCGCGAGGTGGTGCATCCCCTGCTGGCGGCGGAGGATGAGGACCTGGCGTTTCATGCGGCGCGGGCCTTGGCCGTGCTGGGGGATGAACGGGCTGTCGAGCCGCTGGTACTGCGCGGGTTGACCTGCCGCCGTGGGTACATCCGCCGGTTGTCAGTTCAGGCGCTTCGTCCATTTCTGGGGCAACCGGCAGTGCAGGCGGCGCTGGAAGCCTACGCCGAGCAGGAGCCGGTACCGAGCCTGCGCCAACGGCTGGCACTGGGCGCATAGACGGGCTGCTTACGTGCGTCGGGGTACCACAGGTTTCAGGCTGAAATACGGAAACTGTCTCGTCAGGCTCTTTGCTCACGCTGAATATACAAGCTGCCGCCTGGGTTCTTGGTACACAAAGGCATTTTCTCCCTAATCAGGTCGCCGAACCTAAAGTAAACATAGGTAGTGAAAAAATGGATACTCCACTCTGAGTTGTATGACAGGAATGCTCGCAGGAAGTAATTTTCATTCCAGTATCGGCCTTCAAGCAGCCATTCAGAAGGGTATTCAAACGGATAGGCAATATCGTGGAAGTGAACAAAAACTCCAGGTTTAAGATACGGCAAAACTTCAAAAATGAGAAACTGCAAATCACTTCCGCACTTTACAACATGGCTCGAGTCAATGAACAAGAGGTCGCCTGACTCAAGTGCTCTGAAAACATCAGGCTGAACTGACTGAACCTTTTTTTCAATTAACCTGAATCGTTCTATATCACCTTCTCTGAGTAAGCTTAAGAGTCTATCAGGGTACGGCTCAATGAAAGTAACTTCGGGCTTGTAGAAAGAGAATTTTTCAATTGTGTCCAGTATCAAGGCGGATGAAAATCCGCAACCGACCTCGATGATTCTCTTTGGTGTGTATCTTCTTAGAAAGCAGTGGAGAAAAATAGCATCAGAGTAACTGAACCATTGATTGTTGTAATAGTATCTGTGAGTTGACTTTTGCTCTTCCGGGAAGGATATGTCTGGATAAAAACTTATGTATTCTTTGAGCAACTCAAGCTGCTCATCCTCATTGAGATTAATACCGGGCAGTTCATTCTTTGGTGTACCTCTTGTCTGTACATAGTGAAGAACCTCCTCTTTTGAAGGAATGGGAGAATAGTAGTGTCCCGCCGGAAAGGCCCCCTGGTTTTTCACCTGTTGAATGAGGTCTCTGATGAATGGGAGCCTCTTGATGAAAGCCTTGATTGCTTGCTTCATGACCTTTGCTTTCAGGGACGAGCGTTAGGCTGCGTGGACTGGACCGGCCAAAATTCCTGTTCCGCCGCTGTCCAGGCGCGTACCCCCAGGTGTGTACCCCCAGGTATGTATCCGTGGAATACACGGCTACCAAGGCTAGCCCCGAACCGGTGGGTGGTCCCAGTTGGCCAGAACGCCATTCCACGGTGGAATGACAATCGAAGCCTTGCCTTCACAGACCGTCTTGCACGCCAGGCGGATGACCGGGTGCGCTGTCCCATCGTACGGATAGCCGATTTTTTTCAGGCGCGTGACTTCAAAGGGCGTAATCGCACTGAGGTTTTCAGCGCCGCTCAGTACACCAATCCAGCACGTGCCACAGGCCCCGGTCTGGCATTCCGTAGGAATCGGTCCCGCGACACAGCGTGGGTCCTTTTCCTTGTACGACGCCGCATTGGGCATCTGTCCGGCGGCCATGGTCAGCGGCTGGCCGGAGATGGCCTGAAACTTCGCTGCCGGGTTCTGTTCATCAAAGCGAATCGTGTAGGTCTGGTTGATTTCACTGCGCAGGAGCATGTCCCACAGGGTACGTGGCTCCGGCCGCCGACGCTCGGCAACAATCAACTCCGGCTCCAGCGGCGGCACATCCATTGGCGGCGGGGGCGTCGAGAAGGCTTCCTCGCCGACCTGTTGCAGGGTGGCGTAAGCCACCGCCGTAATGCCCAGTGCCAGTCCCGGATCGAGTCCGGTGCGCCGCGCCGCCTGGCGAATGTAGTTTTCCAGCGTTGTCCGGGGCGGGGTGCGGAGGTCGGTCAACATGGCTTTCTGGACTTTCGGCCAGAAACGGTGCCCATAGAAAAACCAGTGCGAGGTGTGGATATGGTCGGCGAGGCGGTAGCGTCCGTTGAGCAGGCAGTCCTGCCGGGCGCGCGCTTCATCTTCGGTCAGCATGCGAAACAGCTTGACCGGGTAAAAAGCAAACCACACCCGGAGCGCGTTCTGGTCAACGGGATGCACATCGGGCAGAAGGCTGGCAACAATCGCCGCCCAGGCTTCGTCGTCGTGGCGGCGCAGAAACTCAATAAACTGACTGGCAGTATCTGGCATGGTGAATACCTGCACGTCTGAGGTTGTCCCTTATGCGCGCATGGCGCGAAATCGGGCATCATAGTCGGGCGTTCATCAGACTGTCCACTGTGCGAGGTGTGGCCGGTGAAGGCGCTGCGTTTGGTCAACGGACAATTACAGCTTGCCGAAATCCCCCGGCCGGACATGCCCGAAGAAGCGGTCATCCGGGTGACTTATGCCGGTATCTGTGCGACGGATGCCGCCATCGTACGGGGCTACACCGGCTTTTCCGGCACACTTGGACACGAATTTGTCGGCGTCGTGGCTGCGGCCCCCGATGCTGCCTGGATCGGGCGG
This window of the Chloracidobacterium sp. N genome carries:
- a CDS encoding 2Fe-2S iron-sulfur cluster-binding protein; protein product: MPDTASQFIEFLRRHDDEAWAAIVASLLPDVHPVDQNALRVWFAFYPVKLFRMLTEDEARARQDCLLNGRYRLADHIHTSHWFFYGHRFWPKVQKAMLTDLRTPPRTTLENYIRQAARRTGLDPGLALGITAVAYATLQQVGEEAFSTPPPPMDVPPLEPELIVAERRRPEPRTLWDMLLRSEINQTYTIRFDEQNPAAKFQAISGQPLTMAAGQMPNAASYKEKDPRCVAGPIPTECQTGACGTCWIGVLSGAENLSAITPFEVTRLKKIGYPYDGTAHPVIRLACKTVCEGKASIVIPPWNGVLANWDHPPVRG
- a CDS encoding HEAT repeat domain-containing protein — its product is MAAPGNPFVSMAARPSEQTRGLCPALAMYLSCVNCPFVAACPYKTRLGDFGAEAAAQENEARDRAQRLMTVLCNEGAPDAQRQQAADEAAAWLEADTGLLPHVRGALAIALGDYGDVRAFEPLVATLGDLRLGEQQSFLREDAALTLGDMNDARACEPLTHCLTDWRPGVRFACAVALGRLGLPEAVPALKSLRDIRIGDDFGQLNEQVHEMCLHALALLGEADVREPLEQLLTAERRVALSRAEIVFALGELGDAASVPALEALYAGEIGEGLRHYTAIALGRLGRDMREVVHPLLAAEDEDLAFHAARALAVLGDERAVEPLVLRGLTCRRGYIRRLSVQALRPFLGQPAVQAALEAYAEQEPVPSLRQRLALGA
- a CDS encoding class I SAM-dependent methyltransferase, translated to MKQAIKAFIKRLPFIRDLIQQVKNQGAFPAGHYYSPIPSKEEVLHYVQTRGTPKNELPGINLNEDEQLELLKEYISFYPDISFPEEQKSTHRYYYNNQWFSYSDAIFLHCFLRRYTPKRIIEVGCGFSSALILDTIEKFSFYKPEVTFIEPYPDRLLSLLREGDIERFRLIEKKVQSVQPDVFRALESGDLLFIDSSHVVKCGSDLQFLIFEVLPYLKPGVFVHFHDIAYPFEYPSEWLLEGRYWNENYFLRAFLSYNSEWSIHFFTTYVYFRFGDLIREKMPLCTKNPGGSLYIQREQRA